DNA from Bacillus sp. Marseille-P3661:
GGTGGTTCAGGAGATCCTTGGTTTGTAGTAGGGAAGAATTTAAAAGAAAATATTTTGTATGTCGATCAAGGTTTTGATAATGAAAAGTTATATTCTGACTCATTGCTAGCTGTCAATGTGAGCTGGGTTAGTGATAAAAAACTAGAAGACTCAGTAACATGTACGGCAAAGTTTCGTTATCGTCAACCAGATCAAGGTGTGACTGTCAAAGTAATGGATGATACTACCGTTAAAGTGATCTTTGATCAACCGGTACGAGCTATAACACCAGGACAAGCAGTAGTTTTCTATAATGGAGAAGAATGTCTTGGTGGAGGTACTATCGATGAAGTCTATAAAAATAATGAGCAACTTACGTATGTCTAACCTCAATTCTATATTGGATTGAGGTTTGCTTTTATTGCAAACGGGGCTTTAGTCTTGTCCAGTTTCTATGCATTTCAGAGAAAGGATGATTTGATGACTGATTATAATCAGCAGGGAATTCAATATATGCAGGAAGGAAAATACGAGGAGGCAGCAAAAATCTTTAATGAGGCGATTGCAGCTAATCCGAATGATCCTATTGCCTATATTAATTTCGGCAATTTATTAGCAGCAGTTGGTGAACCAGAACGTGCAATAGCATTTTTTAATAAAGCTATGGAAATAGATGACGAGATTGTCACAGCTTATTATGGAGCTGGAAATACGTATTACAATCAAGAGGATTATATAAAAGCAAAAGACATGTTTGAACAAGCTATAAAAAAAGGATTGCAAGAAGCTGATGTGTATTTTATGCTTGCGATGAGTCTGTTCCAATTAGGTCAAAATAAATTAGCACTTCCATATTTTCAAAGGACAATTGAATTAAATGAATATGACGAGGATGCTTATTTTCAATATGGCCTATGTCTTGCTATGATTGAAATGATTGATGAGGCCATTCCACAGTTCGAACGAACAATCGAACTTAATGAGGAGCATGCGGATGCCTATTATAATTTGGGTGTAGCATTTGCTTTTAAGGATCTAGCTGAGAAAGCTTTGGACATGTTTACAAAAGCGTTAGATATTCAGCCGGATCATTTCTTAGCTAATAATGGTAAAAAGAATATCGAGGTATTCTTAAAAACAAACGAAGCATAAATTTGGGCTAATATCCAGATGCAGCCCCTATACTTGCCTTTCGGGAAAAAGTAACCTTTAGCTAGAAAAGAGGAACCACCTCATATCCCTAGAGAAGAACACAACGCCACAGTCCGTGTACATTGTGACAGGATGTCGGGGGAGCAGATGCTTGTACTTCGGGAGGAGCAGGATGGCGAGGATTTTCCCGTTGATGACAAGATGTGAGCTGCTATTATGGAGAATATGGGCATGTGCGCCTTCGCTTTAATAACCACTCGGGAGATTTAAAGGGGAATAACTATGGAAAAACAACAATCCGTCGAGCTAACTGATAATCAACAAAAAGGATATATAAAGGGAAAGCTTATTGTGATGGTTTTTCACAATGAAGAGTCGTTATATTCTGTTGCTAGAATTCGTATTAAAGAAACAGACGAAGACTATGAAGATAAAGAGGTCATTGTTGCAGGTTATTTCCCATATATCCATGAGGACGAAGTTTATACTTTTTTTGGTCACTTCCATCAACATCCAAGACATGGCCTACAGTATCAAATACAAAACTTCCGCAAAGAATTGCCACAATCTGAAGATGGAATTATTCAATATTTATCAAGTGATCTATTCGAAGGGATTGGGAAACGAACTGCTCGCAGTATTGTAAAAGTACTTGGTGAACGAGCAATCTCTAAAATTTTAGAAAATCCTTCTATCCTTGATACTATCCCTAAACTTACGTCAGAAAAAGCAAAAAGCTTATATGATACACTTAAACATCATCAAGGACTAGAAACCATTATGATTGCACTGTCTAATTATGGATTTGGTCCTCAGCTTTCAATGAAAATATATCAAACATACAAAGAAGAAACGTTAGAAACCATTAAGGGGAATCCTTATACATTAATTGAGGATATTGAGGGTATTGGCTTTAATCGTGCAGATGAGCTTGGGAAAGTGTTTGGTATTTCAGGTAATCATCCTGACCGGATTCGAGCTGGTTGTTTATTTATTCTTAATCAGCAATCCCTTCAGGAAGGTCATGTTTATCTAAAACTTGAACCTCTAATACTTGAAGTATATAAAATTTTAAATGAGAAACAAAAAGATAATACCGTTTCGGAAATCGA
Protein-coding regions in this window:
- a CDS encoding tetratricopeptide repeat protein, translated to MTDYNQQGIQYMQEGKYEEAAKIFNEAIAANPNDPIAYINFGNLLAAVGEPERAIAFFNKAMEIDDEIVTAYYGAGNTYYNQEDYIKAKDMFEQAIKKGLQEADVYFMLAMSLFQLGQNKLALPYFQRTIELNEYDEDAYFQYGLCLAMIEMIDEAIPQFERTIELNEEHADAYYNLGVAFAFKDLAEKALDMFTKALDIQPDHFLANNGKKNIEVFLKTNEA